The following nucleotide sequence is from Coffea eugenioides isolate CCC68of chromosome 3, Ceug_1.0, whole genome shotgun sequence.
AGTTGAGCTCCAAAACCACTCAAaacccactttttttttttattcaaaacatTCATCCTCACCTATAAATTCCCCTCTTTGATGGATCTCTTTCTCAAGTTTTAACAGCAAGTTTCTCAGCCAAAATCAGCAATTCTAATCATTCTTCCAACAGTGCAATTAATAGGACACAATAAGATACTAGTGCAACTAATCATGGCTCTCCAGCAGTTATTTCCAGCTTTATCCATTGCCTTGGTGCTTCTATCTTTGCCTGTTTATGGCCAGATCAATTCACCTTGTACAACTTCGATGCTCACCAGCTTCACTCCTTGCCTGAATTTCATTACCAATAGCAGCACCAATGGGAATTCGCCTACTGCAGATTGCTGCAATGTAATTAAGGCATTCATGGCCAACAGCACAGGCTGTCTCTGCCTTGTTGCAACTGGAGGCGTTCCCTTCAACCTTCCCATCAATCGAACTCTCGTCCTCTCCCTCCCCCGCACCTGTAACCAGCCTGGTGTACCCCTTCAGTGCAAAGGTAACACAACCTCACGTCTAATTCCATGCCAGTACCATTTTTTCAATTGAATTTGCACGATTTACTAATGAATATGTTCACAATATTTATTTTCAGCCTCTGTAGCACCTATTCCTGCTCCAGGTAACCTACAGTTCTTGAATTTATGTTAATGTtttccccccctttttttttaaaattcttttccCCATTCTTTGGGGTTACTGAGATGTTTTTCGATTAACAGGACCTCTAGCTGGTGGACCTGCAGTGTCACCTGCAGCTAATCCTCCTACAGGTACCATGTCACCTGCAGCTGCTCCTCCTACAGGTACTAAGTGCTGCTAATTTGTAGTATAATCTGTAATTACATTCCAACTATTAGGAGTAGAAAATTCAAAATACAAAATGCCTTGCTTAAATTGTTTTTTTTCCCCACAAATGCCCTGCTGAAATATgtttaatttcttgattttcagGCTCTGTGGTTCCCCAGGCTGGCTCTCCAACATTGGCACCAGAGGCTGAAACAAATCCGGCTTTGACTCCACCATCTTCAACTACAAATTCAGGATCTCCAGCAGGGAATTCAGGCAACCGACAGTCTGTGACCCCATCAGCTGCCTCAACACTGAGTTTTTCACCATTGCTTCTGCTAGCTGTGATCGGAGCAATTGCCCTGAGGAATTATTGATCTGATGCTAGCACATTTTATCTCAGCCACGTTATGTATCAGTTTTTTTATCTAGAGGATTGTTTGATACCTAGTATTTTGATTTGTCAAGTCGATTGAGCACTTGTTATTCTTTGTATTATAGATTATTGCCTtagatttgtataattattataGTTGTGGAGTTGAAAGTTCGCTATTCATTGTGAGAAAATATCAGATCCTTCTGTCCATCTTTTTTGCCAGCGGATGTACGAGCTCAaagttcctttttcttttttctattgccttctttttttcctttcctttggaAAGTTCACAAATATGAGAAAGAAATGA
It contains:
- the LOC113765001 gene encoding non-specific lipid transfer protein-like 1 translates to MALQQLFPALSIALVLLSLPVYGQINSPCTTSMLTSFTPCLNFITNSSTNGNSPTADCCNVIKAFMANSTGCLCLVATGGVPFNLPINRTLVLSLPRTCNQPGVPLQCKASVAPIPAPGPLAGGPAVSPAANPPTGTMSPAAAPPTGSVVPQAGSPTLAPEAETNPALTPPSSTTNSGSPAGNSGNRQSVTPSAASTLSFSPLLLLAVIGAIALRNY